A window from Malania oleifera isolate guangnan ecotype guangnan chromosome 7, ASM2987363v1, whole genome shotgun sequence encodes these proteins:
- the LOC131159388 gene encoding metacaspase-5-like, with product MGKKAVLIGINYPGTKAELKGCINDVKRIYRCLVRRYGFSPDDITVMIDTDDSYPQPTGKNIRRALLQLVRSAEPGDFLFVHYSGHGTRLPAETGDDDDTGYDECIVPCDMNLITDDDFREFVDQVPEDCRITIVSDSCHSGGLIDKSVEQIGESTKKDDESSGSGFGFKSFLHQTVQGALESRGVHIPSGLHHHRHHHQEDDTDDTEVEEQYGDRGYVKNRSLPLSTLIEILKQKTGKDDIDVGKLRPTLFDVFGEDASPKVKKFMKVIMNKLQHGDGEGSSGGFLGMVGSLAQEFLKQKLEDNDEGYAKPALETEMSSKQEAYAGAAKRALPDAGILISGCQTDQTSADASPPGGTGEAYGALSNAIQSILEESDDTVTNQELVLRARRILKQQGFSQRPGLYCSDHHVDAAFVC from the exons ATGGGGAAGAAGGCAGTACTGATAGGAATCAACTACCCTGGAACCAAGGCTGAGCTGAAAGGATGCATCAATGACGTGAAGAGGATTTACCGATGCCTCGTCCGACGCTACGGATTCTCCCCCGACGACATCACCGTCATGATCGACACCGATGACTCATACCCCCAGCCCACCGGCAAGAACATTCGCCGCGCGCTGTTGCAGCTCGTGCGATCGGCGGAGCCCGGCGACTTTCTCTTCGTTCACTACAGCGGCCACGGCACTCGCCTCCCTGCCGAGACCGGCGACGATGACGACACCGGCTACGACGAGTGCATCGTCCCCTGCGACATGAATCTCATCACTG ATGATGATTTCAGGGAGTTCGTGGACCAAGTGCCAGAGGATTGCCGCATAACAATTGTGTCGGATTCATGCCACAGCGGAGGCCTAATTGACAAATCTGTAGAGCAGATTGGGGAGAGCACAAAAAAAGATGACGAGTCATCAGGCTCAGGTTTTGGATTCAAGAGCTTCCTGCACCAGACTGTACAGGGTGCACTTGAGTCTCGTGGTGTTCACATCCCTTCAGGTTTGCACCATCATCGTCACCACCACCAGGAAGATGATACAGATGACACAGAAGTTGAAGAGCAATATGGGGATCGAGGCTATGTCAAGAACAGGTCTCTGCCCCTTTCCACTCTCATAGAAATACTCAAGCAGAAAACTGGAAAGGATGACATTGATGTCGGGAAGCTCAGGCCTACCCTCTTCGATGTCTTTGGGGAAGATGCAAGTCCCAAAGTAAAAAAGTTCATGAAGGTCATAATGAACAAACTCCAACACGGTGATGGCGAGGGCAGCAGTGGTGGATTCCTCGGGATGGTTGGGAGTCTTGCTCAGGAGTTTCTTAAGCAAAAGCTCGAAGATAACGATGAAGGGTATGCAAAACCCGCACTGGAAACAGAAATGTCTAGCAAGCAAGAGGCCTATGCAGGAGCAGCCAAGAGGGCGCTCCCTGATGCTGGGATTCTGATAAGTGGCTGCCAGACTGACCAAACTTCTGCCGATGCTAGCCCTCCTGGCGGCACCGGTGAAGCCTATGGGGCTCTCAGCAATGCAATTCAGAGCATACTTGAGGAATCTGATGATACAGTGACAAATCAGGAGCTTGTTCTGAGGGCTAGGCGGATTCTAAAGCAGCAGGGTTTCAG